The DNA window CCTTCGCCCGGCGCGGTGATGTCCGTAGATGTGAAGCGATCCGGCGGATGGCGTCCGGTTGCGGGAAAACGGGGCGGGGGAATAGATTCGGAGGGTGAGAGCGAGGGCGGAGAGGCCGCTGGCCACTCCGCCCGTTCCGTCCCCCTAGCAGCCGAGCGCGAGCATGGCCGAGACGGCTTCCGGAAGCGAGACCGAGCGCCGGCTTTGGCCGTGGGCGCTGCTCGCGTTGCTGCTGCTGGTATCCATCGCACTGTTCTTCATCTACGTTCCCCGCGGGCACCTGCCCGCGTGACACCCGCCGGGAGTGACCCGGCGCCGCACCGTGAGCCACGAGCCATGAGTCAGACAGAGAACGCCTCCGAGATCGTCCGCGTCACCCTTCCCGACGGCTCCGTGCGCGAGGTGCCGCGCGGGACCACCGTGCGCGGGGTCGCGGAGACCATCGGGTCGCGCCTGGCCAAGGCCGCGCTCGCGGGCAAGGTGGACGGGCAGATGGTGGACGTGGAGCGCCCCATCGAGCAGGACGCGTCGCTGGAGATCGTCACGGAGAAGAGCCCCGAGGCGATGGAGCTGATGCGCCACTCGGCCGCCCATATCCTGGCGACGGCCGTGCGCAGGGTGCGGCCGGACGCGAAGATCGGCTTCGGGCCCGCCATCGACGACGGGTTCTACTACGACTTCGACGTGGACCACCCGTTCACGAACGACGAGCTGGAGCGCATCGAAGGCGAGATGCAGGAAGTGGCGAAGGCGGACGACCCGTTCGAGCGCCGCGTGGTCTCCGTCGCCGAGGCACGCGAGCTGTTCGCGGACGACCCGCTCAAGCTGGAGCGCCTGGACGAGTTCGGCGAGGACGAGACGATCACCGTCTACCGCAACGGGCCGTTCCTGGACCTGTGCCGCGGCCCGCACGTGCCCACGACGGGGCGGCTGAAGCACTTCAAGCTGCTGCACACGGCGGGCGCGTACTGGCGCGGCGACTCCAACCGGCAGATGCTGCAGCGCATCTACGGCACGGCGTGGCTCAGCAAGGAGCAGCTGGACCAGCACATCCACCGGCTGGAGGAGGCGCGGAAGCGCGACCACCGCAAGCTCGGCAAGGAGCTGGACCTCTTCCAGTTCCACCCCGTCTCGCCCGGCGCGGCGTTCTGGACGCCCCGGGGGACGACGCTGTACAACGCGCTCGTCGACTTCGTCCAGGAGCGGCAGCGCGAGGCGTTCCTGGAGATCAAGACGCCGCTGCTGTACACCAAGGCGCTGTGGGAGCAGAGCGGCCACTGGGGCAAGTACAAGGAGAACATGTTCCTCGTCCTCAACTCCGAGACGGACGAGCACGACATGTCGCTCAAGCCCATGAACTGCCCCTCGCACCACCTGTACTACGCCTCGGAGCGGCACTCGTACCGCGAGCTGCCGCTGCGCTACGTGACGTTCGACGTGCTGCACCGCAACGAGCTGTCGGGCGCGCTGTCGGGCCTCACGCGCGTCCGTCAGTTCGCGCAGGACGACTGCCACGTGTACCTCCGCGAGGACCAGATCTTCGGCGAGGTGAAGTTCCTGATGGACTTCATCCTCGGCTACTATGCGACGTTCGGCCTCACGGCCACGCTCAAGTTCGCCACGCGCCCGGAGCAGCGCATCGGGAGCGACGAGATGTGGGACCGGGCGGAAGGTGCGCTGCGGAGCGCGCTGGAGGCGACCGGCATGGCGTACGAGATGAAGCCGGGCGACGGCGCCTTCTACGGGCCGAAGATCGACTTCGACGTGACGGACTCCATCGGCCGGGCGTGGCAGCTGGGGACGATCCAGCTGGACTACGCGGCGCCGGAGCGCTTCGACCTCACGTACGTGGGCGACGACAACTTGCCGCACCGGCCGGTGGTGATCCACCGCGCGGTGAGCGGGTCGTTCGAGCGCTTCATCGCGATCCTCATCGAGCACTTCGCCGGCGCGTTCCCGG is part of the Longimicrobiaceae bacterium genome and encodes:
- the thrS gene encoding threonine--tRNA ligase, coding for MSQTENASEIVRVTLPDGSVREVPRGTTVRGVAETIGSRLAKAALAGKVDGQMVDVERPIEQDASLEIVTEKSPEAMELMRHSAAHILATAVRRVRPDAKIGFGPAIDDGFYYDFDVDHPFTNDELERIEGEMQEVAKADDPFERRVVSVAEARELFADDPLKLERLDEFGEDETITVYRNGPFLDLCRGPHVPTTGRLKHFKLLHTAGAYWRGDSNRQMLQRIYGTAWLSKEQLDQHIHRLEEARKRDHRKLGKELDLFQFHPVSPGAAFWTPRGTTLYNALVDFVQERQREAFLEIKTPLLYTKALWEQSGHWGKYKENMFLVLNSETDEHDMSLKPMNCPSHHLYYASERHSYRELPLRYVTFDVLHRNELSGALSGLTRVRQFAQDDCHVYLREDQIFGEVKFLMDFILGYYATFGLTATLKFATRPEQRIGSDEMWDRAEGALRSALEATGMAYEMKPGDGAFYGPKIDFDVTDSIGRAWQLGTIQLDYAAPERFDLTYVGDDNLPHRPVVIHRAVSGSFERFIAILIEHFAGAFPVWLAPVQVKVLPISDAQADSAREYGARLRELGLRVQVDDRTETLNYRVREAEMQKVPYMAVIGGREVEQGTAAVRVRGGGKKQEVLDREDLAQRILEQARSRTLKVGFEDAPDAETAAAE